A stretch of the Odontesthes bonariensis isolate fOdoBon6 chromosome 5, fOdoBon6.hap1, whole genome shotgun sequence genome encodes the following:
- the LOC142379821 gene encoding protein MTSS 1-like isoform X5: MVFCLFFPSPCPHVFLIPPFTLCCTAADNLGRGDIQPQLDSAMQDVSDKYILLEETEKQALRKALIEERQRFCSFVAMLRPVVDEEISMLGEVTHLQTISEDLKALTSDPHKLPPASEQVLLDLKGSDYGWSYQTPPSSPSTTMSRKSSMCSSLNSVNSSDSRGSSGSHSHSPSSSSSSSSSHHLFHHHQPRHRYRSSTLPQHAPARLSSISSHDSGFISSSHDQNTLSKSSSPMPSETKPCPSFSSSEMSETVQLHNDCSSPSSLAAATAPQHATDKLSNGFDHYSPASSPYLHSNGGSLSSVSGTAFPYFPLSSSSSTSTSTSCPTRSWSRPASALLPDYPHYCTLGSLMVPSSRVPSWKDWAKPGPYDQPVVNTLRKKKDKETPAVVDSNGSVSIGNGPTSGQASMSATAPAVLQAPVQAEEKIRIVPAPLKAGDIEAHDELALALSRGLELDTQRSSRDSIQCSSGYSTQTNTPCCSEDTIPSQVSDFDYFSMAGDQEQEQQQQQSDFDKSSTIPRNSDISQSYRRMFQTKRPASTAGLPSTQAPYPGGIYQGGPYPPTPMHTGAYQSTAAGPYPPTPTGHGPNIVTPGVATIRRTPSSKPSARRSGSVGAGPIPIRTPVVPVKIPTVPDVPGAVNGSRSAEEMGRGGESPDSPTFAGAEDAGTLPVVSWSGQASTNPPTVPLPNQLIPQHQGGIEEPGEQEEGNMLMAIRKGVKLKRTLTNDRSAPRIA; the protein is encoded by the exons GCCGTGGGGACATCCAGCCCCAGTTGGACAGCGCAATGCAGGACGTCAGCGATAAATATATTCTCCttgaagagactgaaaaacaggcCTTGAGGAAGGCTCTCATCGAGGAGAGACAGAGGTTTTGCTCCTTTGTAGCCATGCTGCGGCCTGTTGTG GATGAGGAGATTTCTATGTTGGGAGAGGTTACCCATCTCCAGACCATTTCTGAAGACCTCAAGGCACTGACATCTGACCCACACAAGCTTCCCCCTGCTAgtgaacag GTGCTCTTGGACCTAAAGGGCTCGGACTATGGCTGGTCATACCAAACGCCACCCTCATCCCCCAGTACCACCATGTCCAGAAAGTCTAGCATGTGCAG TAGTCTGAACAGCGTTAACAGTAGTGACTCCAGGGGATCCAGTGGCTCTCACTCTCattctccttcctcctcttcttcctcctcttcctcacacCACCTCTTCCACCACCACCAACCCCGCCATCGATACCGCAGCTCCACGTTACCCCAGCACGCCCCAGCTCGGCTCTCTAGCATCTCTTCCCACGACTCGGGCTTCATTTCTTCATCACACGACCAAAACACGTTGTCCAAATCATCCTCGCCAATGCCATCTGAAACGAAg CCTTGTCCCAGTTTCAGCTCCTCTGAGATGTCAGAGACTGTGCAGCTTCACAATGACTGCAGCTCCCCCTCTTCTCTCGCTGCTGCTACTGCACCTCAGCACGCTACTGACAAG CTGTCCAATGGTTTTGACCATTACAGCCCAGCGAGTTCCCCCTACCTACATAGCAATGGGGGTAGTTTAAGCTCAGTGTCAGGCACTGCCTTCCCCTACTTCCCtctctcctcctcatcctccacctccacctccacctcctgcccTACTCGTTCATGGTCCCGTCCTGCCTCAGCCTTGCTGCCAGACTACCCCCACTACTGCACGCTGGGTTCCCTCATGGTGCCTTCATCACGAGTACCCAGCTGGAAG gaCTGGGCAAAGCCAGGGCCTTATGACCAGCCTGTGGTcaacacactgaggaagaagaaAGACAAAGAGACTCCAGCAGTGGTGGACAGCAATGGGAGTGTAAGCATTGGTAACGGTCCCACATCGGGCCAGGCCTCAATGTCAGCAACAGCTCCAGCTGTGCTGCAAGCACCAGTTCAAGCGGAGGAGAAAATCAGGATTGTGCCTGCACCTCTGAAG GCTGGTGATATTGAGGCCCACGATGAACTGGCCCTGGCCCTATCCAGAGGTCTGGAACTGGACACCCAGAGGTCTAGTAGAGACTCCATCCAGTGCTCCAGTGGCTACAGCACACAGACCAACACCCCCTGCTGCTCTGAAGACACTATTCCATCACAAG tatCAGACTTTGACTACTTCTCCATGGCTGGAGACCaagagcaggagcagcagcaacagcagtcTGACTTTGACAAATCCTCCACCATCCCCAGAAACAGTGACATCAGTCAGTCCTACAGACGCATGTTCCAGACCAAACGGCCAGCCTCCACGGCTGGCCTGCCCAGCACACAGGCACCCTATCCTGGAGGGATCTATCAAGGAGGGCCCTATCCCCCCACACCAATGCACACAGGAGCGTATCAGTCTACTGCAGCTGGGCCATATCCTCCCACTCCTACAG GCCATGGTCCAAATATTGTCACCCCTGGGGTTGCCACAATCCGCCGGACCCCCTCTTCCAAACCCTCCGCCCGCCGCTCGGGTTCTGTGGGTGCAGGCCCCATTCCTATCCGCACTCCTGTGGTGCCCGTAAAAATCCCTACGGTGCCTGATGTGCCGGGAGCAGTTAATGGGAGCAGGAGTGCAGAGGAAATGGGAAGAGGAGGGGAAAGCCCAGATTCCCCCACATTTGCAGGAGCGGAGGATGCTGGCACACTGCCTGTGGTGTCCTGGAGCGGCCAGGCCTCCACCAACCCTCCCACCGTACCCCTACCCAACCAGCTGATCCCGCAGCACCAGGGAGGAATAGAGGAGCCTGGGGAACAAGAGGAAGGAAACATGCTCATGGCCATCCGCAAGGGGGTCAAGCTCAAGAGGACCCTCACCAATGATCGCTCTGCACCACGCATCGCATGA